A single genomic interval of Rosistilla ulvae harbors:
- a CDS encoding DUF1552 domain-containing protein, protein MFPTNRKPSRRQVLRSASAAVTLPFLESFGFRRFARAAAPVAPPKRMIFLGFGWGVTEESWFPDMNTPGADYQIPLGLKPLERHRSDFSVVQGLRNKFSVEGHAGSTWWLTGANPYGQPGQSFCNTISADQVAAKEFGMHTRFASLQLDHAESAGRSGHGPGLSLAWDASGKPIGGDKEPIQVFHRLFSKDSLPLEQRRAMIAQRKSVLDTVLENAHSLQRGLGNHDNKKLDEYFESIRDIETRLSKDEQWLERPRPAAPLPQPPSEMMGREEIRLMYDLMVAAMQTDSTRVITYRQPVSALLTSIGQDVAPHDMSHYHGTRGEKLVCSQKRDTTQSMLLAGLLDKLKETREADGSRLFDNLVLAYGSNLRTGHNLTNCPTLIAGGGAGIKLGQNIVVPQDTPLCNAWLTLLRGVGVNAQQHGDSTGTIDQMIA, encoded by the coding sequence ATGTTCCCTACAAATCGAAAACCCTCGCGGCGACAAGTCCTTCGATCCGCATCGGCTGCCGTCACGTTACCCTTCCTGGAATCGTTTGGCTTCCGGCGATTCGCCCGAGCTGCGGCTCCCGTGGCTCCTCCCAAACGGATGATCTTCTTGGGCTTCGGCTGGGGCGTGACGGAGGAATCGTGGTTTCCGGACATGAATACGCCGGGGGCCGATTACCAGATTCCGCTAGGGCTGAAGCCGTTGGAACGCCATCGATCCGATTTCTCGGTCGTGCAGGGACTGCGGAACAAGTTTTCAGTCGAAGGTCATGCGGGGAGCACGTGGTGGCTGACCGGTGCCAACCCATACGGCCAACCGGGACAGAGTTTCTGCAACACGATCTCCGCCGATCAGGTCGCTGCCAAAGAGTTTGGAATGCACACGCGCTTCGCTTCGCTGCAGCTCGATCACGCGGAATCGGCAGGACGGTCGGGGCACGGCCCTGGGCTGTCGCTAGCCTGGGACGCCAGTGGGAAACCGATCGGCGGCGACAAGGAACCGATCCAAGTTTTCCACCGCCTGTTCTCCAAAGACTCGCTGCCACTGGAACAACGCCGCGCGATGATCGCTCAACGCAAGAGTGTGCTCGACACGGTTCTGGAGAATGCCCACAGCCTGCAACGCGGCCTGGGGAACCACGACAACAAAAAGCTGGATGAATATTTTGAAAGCATCCGCGATATCGAAACGCGATTGAGCAAAGACGAACAGTGGCTGGAACGGCCGCGTCCAGCGGCTCCATTGCCGCAACCCCCTTCGGAAATGATGGGCCGCGAGGAGATCCGATTGATGTACGATCTGATGGTTGCCGCGATGCAGACCGACAGCACGCGCGTGATCACCTATCGCCAACCCGTCTCGGCGCTGCTGACCAGCATCGGCCAAGACGTCGCCCCGCACGACATGAGTCACTATCACGGGACGCGAGGCGAGAAACTGGTCTGCTCGCAGAAACGCGACACGACGCAGAGCATGCTGCTGGCCGGCTTGCTCGATAAACTCAAAGAGACTCGCGAGGCGGACGGCAGCCGCTTGTTCGACAACCTCGTGTTGGCTTATGGAAGCAACCTTCGCACCGGCCACAACCTGACGAACTGCCCAACCCTGATCGCCGGCGGCGGCGCGGGAATCAAGCTGGGCCAAAACATCGTCGTCCCTCAGGACACGCCACTCTGCAACGCTTGGCTAACGCTGCTTCGCGGCGTCGGCGTCAACGCCCAACAACACGGCGACAGCACCGGCACGATCGATCAAATGATCGCCTGA
- a CDS encoding DUF1592 domain-containing protein, translating into MPKFALSFLFSIAISLPGAWLAAAEVPVAAIAKDHFALLQKHCVACHGAENAEAAFRVDDLPLSIEDNPTAARWQKVLGALNAGEMPPPSEPAIDKGAKADFLAHLADVMVTARRVLADQKGRITMRRLNRREYRNTLRELLGVEITVNDLPADTASGRFDTFGSDLYLSSTQFEQYLALGREALEEAFEWDAAADVEKKLRFETEEITEKVRQRIEDQRDALERATRWAKQVDAAVELPENAEIIAEIRAGPLGNHRHIFYRNWKKLPDVLAPETFGFQTEENNADKAISALTPFHLPYHQYYLEQPAVESGAYLAASNEHPSVLDNATINLLVPFSWPVGNYIVRFAAAVTPDATPERRFIEFGINPRSQQAFSAHEITGTIESPQVVEFPLTMTRANKDRFNRWLFLREKGTRDDWVQATRVAREGRDENDGIGRKFSLWVDWMEIERVPTAGQPKPPGIAAIDKLQFHDKSASPTSDELHVAFKQFAAEAFRGVAPTETYIDRLVAIYEGHRGQGEKHPDALKQTLSIVLASPMFLYHSEPRTTDQPRRLNDRELANRLAYFLWGSPPDDALVGLAQKNELHRPEVLAAQVTRLLDDPRSEDLVNALTYQWLGLERLDFFEVNQQNHPRFDNSTRKAARLEIYQTVSLLLKNNSKLTDLLKSDYAVINAVLANYYGIDGVHGDEYRKVALPADSPRGGLLGMSAIHLMGSNGDTTSPVERGVWVLRKLLNDPPPPAPANIPQLARLAGQALTTRQRVLAHQEEPQCASCHRKIDPIGFGLENFDAVGAWRTEDSYHAADDNGKPKPDGKISWTIDPSSALHNGPAFQNYFELRDLIAQRHDAFARGFTEALIQYALGRPVSFSDESLIEETLRQAGDHDFAIRSFVQSLVQSTEFQSK; encoded by the coding sequence ATGCCAAAGTTCGCACTTTCATTTCTGTTTTCGATCGCGATCAGCTTGCCTGGGGCGTGGCTCGCCGCGGCAGAGGTGCCGGTTGCAGCCATTGCCAAGGACCACTTCGCGCTGCTGCAAAAACATTGCGTTGCATGTCACGGAGCCGAGAACGCGGAAGCTGCCTTCCGCGTCGACGACCTGCCGCTGTCGATCGAAGACAACCCGACGGCGGCGCGTTGGCAGAAGGTTCTCGGCGCGTTAAACGCCGGCGAGATGCCGCCGCCGAGCGAACCGGCGATCGACAAAGGAGCGAAAGCCGACTTCCTGGCCCACTTGGCCGACGTGATGGTCACCGCGCGTCGCGTCCTCGCCGACCAAAAGGGACGGATCACGATGCGGCGTCTGAATCGACGCGAGTACCGTAATACGCTGCGAGAATTGTTGGGAGTCGAGATCACTGTCAACGATCTTCCCGCCGACACCGCCAGCGGACGCTTCGACACGTTTGGTTCGGATCTCTACCTTTCGAGCACTCAGTTTGAACAGTACCTGGCTCTGGGACGCGAAGCGCTCGAAGAGGCGTTTGAATGGGACGCTGCGGCCGATGTCGAAAAGAAGCTGCGTTTTGAGACCGAAGAGATCACCGAAAAGGTTCGCCAGCGGATCGAAGATCAAAGAGACGCGTTGGAGCGTGCGACGCGTTGGGCAAAGCAAGTCGATGCCGCGGTGGAGCTGCCCGAGAATGCAGAGATCATCGCCGAGATTCGAGCGGGACCACTGGGCAACCATCGACACATCTTCTATCGCAATTGGAAGAAGTTGCCCGACGTGCTCGCGCCGGAGACCTTTGGCTTCCAAACCGAAGAGAACAATGCCGACAAAGCGATCTCCGCTCTCACCCCATTTCATCTCCCCTATCACCAGTACTATTTAGAACAGCCAGCGGTTGAATCCGGTGCCTATCTGGCGGCTTCCAACGAACATCCGTCGGTGCTGGATAATGCGACGATCAACCTGTTGGTTCCGTTCAGCTGGCCCGTCGGCAACTACATCGTCCGCTTTGCCGCCGCAGTAACTCCCGACGCCACGCCCGAGCGGCGGTTCATCGAATTTGGAATCAATCCACGGTCCCAACAAGCGTTCAGCGCCCATGAGATCACGGGGACGATCGAATCGCCCCAAGTCGTGGAATTCCCGCTGACGATGACCCGCGCCAACAAAGACCGCTTCAATCGTTGGTTGTTCCTCCGCGAAAAGGGGACCCGCGACGACTGGGTCCAAGCGACGCGAGTTGCCCGGGAAGGACGCGACGAAAACGATGGGATCGGACGTAAGTTCTCGCTGTGGGTCGATTGGATGGAGATTGAGCGCGTCCCAACGGCAGGCCAGCCGAAGCCGCCGGGGATCGCTGCGATCGACAAACTGCAATTCCACGACAAATCAGCCAGCCCCACAAGCGATGAACTGCACGTCGCCTTCAAGCAGTTTGCCGCCGAAGCGTTTCGTGGCGTAGCGCCGACGGAGACCTATATCGATCGTTTGGTCGCAATCTACGAAGGGCACCGTGGCCAAGGAGAAAAGCATCCCGATGCACTCAAACAGACGCTGTCGATCGTGCTCGCGTCGCCGATGTTTTTATACCATTCGGAGCCGCGGACGACCGATCAGCCACGGCGTCTGAACGACCGCGAATTGGCCAATCGACTCGCCTATTTTTTGTGGGGTTCGCCGCCAGACGACGCGTTGGTCGGCCTCGCCCAAAAGAACGAACTGCATCGTCCCGAAGTCCTCGCCGCACAAGTCACGCGTCTTTTGGACGACCCGCGTTCGGAAGACCTCGTCAACGCGTTGACCTATCAATGGCTGGGCCTCGAACGACTCGACTTCTTTGAGGTCAATCAACAAAACCATCCACGATTCGACAACAGCACACGGAAAGCCGCTCGATTGGAGATCTATCAAACTGTGAGCCTGCTGTTGAAAAACAACAGCAAACTGACCGATCTGTTGAAGAGCGATTATGCAGTCATCAACGCGGTGCTCGCCAATTATTATGGCATCGATGGGGTTCACGGTGACGAATACCGCAAGGTCGCACTCCCCGCCGATTCGCCGCGTGGTGGATTGCTGGGAATGTCGGCGATTCATTTGATGGGCAGCAACGGCGACACCACTAGCCCGGTGGAACGAGGCGTCTGGGTGCTGCGGAAACTGCTAAACGATCCACCGCCACCGGCACCGGCCAACATTCCTCAACTGGCTCGTCTAGCGGGTCAGGCGCTGACAACTCGCCAGCGAGTGCTCGCCCACCAGGAGGAGCCACAATGCGCAAGCTGCCATCGCAAGATCGATCCGATCGGTTTTGGACTCGAAAATTTCGACGCCGTCGGCGCCTGGAGAACCGAGGACAGTTACCACGCCGCCGATGACAACGGCAAACCGAAACCGGACGGCAAAATCAGCTGGACGATCGATCCATCGAGCGCATTGCACAACGGCCCAGCATTTCAGAACTACTTTGAACTCCGCGACCTGATCGCCCAGCGTCACGATGCGTTTGCCCGCGGCTTCACCGAGGCCTTGATCCAATACGCGCTGGGGCGCCCGGTGTCGTTCAGCGACGAAAGTCTGATCGAAGAGACGCTGCGGCAGGCCGGCGACCACGACTTTGCCATCCGATCGTTTGTTCAATCGTTGGTTCAAAGCACCGAATTTCAATCGAAGTAA
- a CDS encoding anti-sigma factor family protein produces the protein MKDDYIDRLIGAFLDDALSEAEQAEFETLMLHSEPARQRFWQLAEVSGLASQAALAAWPLDDPSPTAAASHPVHRRSESWSIASAITPPGKSTYVLVTGMLLGVLITGVAWPVTRLLQMPAETQLFREDFESGTAPGVNGPPTMPGRFSGDFSQVVADQPNVQAASGDRMLQMLRADYEAKSDPTGSHWGDLYRLIDLRSFHSQMAGGVTIATASAQFNSSPQPRDEGIRYLISMTAIDAQTAAKPQLLAGDLKNRNALAMAYQSWRLDIDPATWQQGNCEIKLPAEADFLLMHIAICHAGPEDLDSGHRITFAGHFIDDIQLSLTHYPR, from the coding sequence ATGAAAGACGACTACATCGATCGGTTGATCGGAGCGTTCTTGGACGATGCCCTTTCGGAAGCGGAACAAGCCGAGTTCGAAACACTGATGCTGCACTCCGAACCGGCCAGGCAACGTTTCTGGCAGCTGGCCGAAGTGAGCGGCTTGGCGTCTCAAGCCGCCCTGGCAGCTTGGCCGCTCGACGATCCATCTCCCACCGCGGCGGCTTCCCATCCGGTCCATCGTCGATCCGAATCATGGAGCATCGCGTCGGCGATCACTCCGCCCGGCAAATCGACCTACGTCTTGGTGACCGGAATGCTGCTGGGAGTTCTGATCACGGGAGTCGCTTGGCCGGTAACGCGACTTTTGCAAATGCCAGCAGAAACACAACTCTTCCGCGAAGACTTCGAATCGGGAACCGCTCCCGGCGTGAACGGCCCGCCGACGATGCCGGGGCGATTCAGTGGCGACTTCAGCCAAGTCGTCGCCGACCAACCCAACGTGCAAGCCGCCAGCGGCGATCGGATGCTGCAAATGTTGCGGGCCGATTACGAAGCGAAGTCCGATCCGACGGGCAGCCACTGGGGAGACCTCTATCGCTTGATCGACCTCCGATCGTTCCACTCCCAAATGGCCGGTGGAGTCACGATCGCCACGGCTAGTGCACAATTTAACTCCTCCCCCCAGCCCCGGGACGAAGGAATCCGATACCTGATCTCGATGACCGCGATCGACGCGCAGACGGCTGCGAAACCGCAACTGCTGGCGGGAGATCTGAAGAACCGGAACGCCTTGGCGATGGCCTACCAGAGCTGGCGGCTGGACATCGATCCGGCAACGTGGCAGCAGGGAAACTGTGAAATCAAGCTTCCCGCCGAGGCCGATTTTTTGTTGATGCACATCGCGATCTGCCACGCCGGCCCAGAAGACCTCGACTCGGGGCACAGGATCACTTTTGCGGGGCACTTCATCGACGACATCCAGCTTTCGCTGACGCATTACCCGCGCTAA
- a CDS encoding sigma-70 family RNA polymerase sigma factor has product MKHPPDHTLQVQQLFVQHQSQLKAMAIALSPNFIQADDLIQETFLTITAKAEEFDLETSFLAWSRSILRFKLMEARRAANVRSVDVIDSLIASCPDDWASEERLQALTKCLGDLAPKSREIISLRYQREHSPTQIAEILSRTVNSINVALSKTRLALRECMDRQLAGEGSQ; this is encoded by the coding sequence ATGAAACATCCCCCCGACCATACCCTCCAAGTGCAACAGTTGTTCGTTCAGCATCAATCCCAGCTGAAAGCGATGGCGATCGCGCTGAGCCCCAACTTCATCCAGGCCGACGATTTGATCCAAGAGACCTTCCTGACGATCACCGCCAAAGCGGAGGAATTCGACCTGGAGACCAGTTTTCTCGCCTGGAGTCGTTCGATCCTGCGTTTCAAACTCATGGAAGCCCGGCGGGCGGCAAACGTCCGCAGCGTCGATGTCATCGATTCCTTGATCGCTTCGTGCCCGGACGACTGGGCTAGCGAAGAGCGCCTGCAAGCGCTGACCAAATGCCTCGGCGACCTGGCCCCCAAATCGCGCGAGATCATTTCCTTGCGTTACCAACGCGAGCACTCTCCCACGCAGATCGCGGAGATTCTGTCGCGAACCGTGAATTCGATCAACGTCGCGCTCTCCAAAACGCGACTTGCACTGCGCGAATGCATGGACCGGCAACTCGCCGGCGAAGGCTCGCAATGA
- a CDS encoding TerC family protein, which produces MGAITELFTLANLLTLLMLIALQAVLGFDNLLYISLESKRVAEESQQKVRRMGIGLAIVLRIVLLYIVVKAIKSFEDPFLTIGSDTEGAWMFGAFNLASVVEIAGGGFILYTAMKEIYHMLSVHEVGHGEESAQRTVGSAIFWIVLMNLVFSFDSILSAMALTDSIAVMAVAIVISGVLMMVMADHVSEFLKRNRMYEVLGLFILFIVGIMLVSEGGHNAHLTFFGYHVEAMQKTTFYFVLVVLVVVDIIQGRYQKKLMAQQAAEAGKHA; this is translated from the coding sequence ATGGGTGCAATCACCGAACTATTTACTCTGGCCAACCTGCTGACATTGCTGATGCTGATTGCCCTGCAGGCGGTGTTGGGCTTCGACAACTTGTTGTACATCTCGCTCGAATCCAAGCGGGTTGCCGAAGAGAGCCAACAGAAGGTGCGGCGGATGGGAATCGGGCTGGCGATCGTGTTGCGGATCGTGCTGCTGTACATCGTCGTCAAAGCGATCAAGTCGTTTGAAGATCCCTTCCTAACGATCGGCAGCGATACCGAAGGGGCTTGGATGTTTGGCGCGTTCAACTTGGCTAGCGTCGTCGAGATCGCTGGAGGCGGATTCATCCTCTACACCGCGATGAAAGAGATCTATCACATGTTGTCGGTCCATGAGGTCGGGCACGGGGAAGAATCGGCACAGCGAACGGTCGGGTCCGCCATTTTTTGGATCGTCCTGATGAACCTCGTCTTCTCGTTCGATTCGATCTTGAGCGCGATGGCACTGACCGACAGCATCGCCGTGATGGCCGTTGCGATCGTGATCAGCGGCGTGTTGATGATGGTGATGGCCGACCATGTCTCGGAGTTCTTAAAACGTAACCGCATGTACGAGGTGTTGGGGCTGTTCATTCTGTTCATCGTCGGCATCATGCTGGTCAGCGAAGGAGGGCACAACGCCCACCTCACCTTTTTCGGATACCACGTCGAAGCGATGCAGAAGACCACCTTCTACTTCGTCCTGGTCGTACTGGTCGTCGTCGACATCATCCAAGGCCGCTACCAAAAGAAGCTGATGGCTCAACAAGCCGCCGAAGCGGGCAAGCACGCCTGA
- the lnt gene encoding apolipoprotein N-acyltransferase has protein sequence MDEPLNRKQSQLQTCIAGLLGMGLMWLAHPPVGFSFLAWIAPLPLLSLVHRNQPLFRRDYVSLWLIGALFWFVALSGIRHAHPMLIPAWIVLAAYLGIYTPLFVGLTRVAWHGWRMPLVVAAPAVWIGLELARGYALSGFNGVMLGHTQANLPWMLQIADLGGTYAVSAVVMFVAAAMAVCLHCRRLSGTELSVVTARRRQVHAILNGSAVLAATLGYGLFRLSEADTVVSPEPMLKVALVQRDVEAVYEYSERRELETARKYFSGSRDAVSADPGVQLVVWPESSYTAAMPWRVLEDDFTVPADAGVTRSEIIAGVRDSQNIFQRRAADIQLGLTAASGRTQPPSLMVGCSVLRYVDGPVQAFSGVVTIDPTGKVPAWYGKRHLVMFGEYIPFANWFPWLYTVTPLQMGVTPGDAPIVADVKGVKVLPSVCFETMVERVTNRHLRQLASEGKPADLVVNVTNDGWFDDSAILEHHRRCSQLVAAAHHTPVLMAANGGPTVSIDSSGRVVGSLPHQDESFLIAAPQQDPRVSFYQRVGDWPARFATLLCIALAISGCRGWRRRKKQLPLPSVESPADPIGDAGSEPPLV, from the coding sequence ATGGATGAACCGTTAAATCGCAAGCAATCCCAGCTGCAGACCTGCATCGCCGGACTGTTAGGAATGGGGCTGATGTGGCTCGCTCACCCGCCGGTCGGTTTCAGCTTTCTGGCCTGGATCGCACCGCTGCCACTGCTGTCGCTGGTCCATCGCAATCAACCGCTGTTCCGTCGCGATTATGTCTCTCTGTGGCTGATCGGTGCGCTCTTTTGGTTTGTCGCGTTGTCCGGAATCCGGCACGCCCACCCGATGCTGATCCCTGCCTGGATCGTGTTGGCGGCGTATCTAGGGATCTACACGCCGCTGTTTGTTGGGCTCACCCGCGTCGCTTGGCACGGCTGGCGGATGCCGTTGGTCGTCGCGGCCCCGGCGGTCTGGATCGGCTTGGAATTGGCTCGCGGTTACGCCTTGTCGGGCTTCAACGGCGTGATGCTTGGGCACACTCAAGCCAACCTGCCCTGGATGCTGCAGATCGCCGACCTCGGTGGAACCTACGCGGTCAGTGCAGTCGTTATGTTCGTCGCCGCAGCCATGGCGGTTTGTCTGCATTGCCGACGGTTGTCGGGGACGGAACTGTCGGTCGTTACAGCTCGCCGGCGGCAGGTCCACGCGATCCTCAACGGCTCCGCGGTGTTGGCCGCGACGTTGGGATACGGTCTGTTTCGGCTGAGCGAAGCCGATACGGTCGTCTCGCCCGAACCGATGTTGAAGGTCGCGCTGGTGCAACGCGATGTCGAAGCGGTCTACGAGTACAGCGAGCGGCGCGAGCTGGAGACGGCGCGGAAGTATTTCAGCGGTTCCCGCGATGCGGTGTCGGCCGATCCGGGGGTCCAGTTGGTCGTCTGGCCCGAGTCGAGCTATACTGCTGCGATGCCGTGGCGGGTGTTGGAGGATGACTTCACGGTTCCCGCCGACGCCGGCGTGACGCGGTCGGAGATCATCGCGGGGGTTCGCGACAGCCAAAACATATTCCAGCGTCGAGCCGCCGATATCCAGTTGGGACTGACGGCAGCCAGCGGGCGAACGCAGCCGCCCAGTCTGATGGTCGGCTGCAGCGTGCTGCGGTATGTCGACGGGCCGGTCCAAGCGTTCAGCGGCGTGGTCACGATCGATCCGACGGGCAAAGTCCCCGCCTGGTACGGCAAGCGTCACTTGGTGATGTTCGGCGAATACATCCCGTTCGCCAATTGGTTTCCCTGGCTGTATACAGTCACGCCGTTGCAGATGGGGGTCACGCCGGGAGATGCTCCGATTGTCGCGGACGTCAAAGGAGTGAAGGTGCTGCCGAGCGTCTGTTTCGAAACGATGGTCGAGCGGGTGACGAACAGGCACCTGCGTCAACTGGCATCCGAAGGGAAGCCGGCCGATCTTGTCGTCAACGTGACCAACGACGGCTGGTTCGACGATTCGGCGATCCTCGAGCATCACCGGCGTTGCAGCCAATTAGTCGCCGCGGCGCACCACACGCCTGTTCTGATGGCGGCCAACGGTGGCCCAACGGTCTCGATCGACAGCAGCGGCCGAGTCGTGGGAAGCCTGCCGCACCAGGACGAATCGTTTTTGATCGCCGCTCCGCAACAGGATCCTCGCGTGTCGTTCTATCAACGCGTCGGCGACTGGCCAGCTCGCTTCGCCACGCTGCTGTGCATCGCTTTGGCGATCTCGGGTTGCCGGGGATGGCGTCGACGGAAAAAGCAGTTGCCGCTGCCAAGCGTCGAATCGCCAGCCGATCCGATCGGCGACGCAGGTTCGGAGCCGCCACTCGTTTAA